One Mugil cephalus isolate CIBA_MC_2020 chromosome 12, CIBA_Mcephalus_1.1, whole genome shotgun sequence DNA segment encodes these proteins:
- the traf3ip1 gene encoding TRAF3-interacting protein 1 isoform X3, which produces MNAAVVKKTQDTLGKVIKKPPLTEKLLSKPPFRYLHDILSEVIRTTGFMKGLYEENEMKSDSVKDKDSKIAFLQKAIDVVMLVSGEPLAAKPARIVAGHEPEKTNELLQAIAKCCLSKMSSEDAVKRVLKGEKADIKSKASTSRSQDKENREGRERHQEREEKKKITERSSSRDQKEPDQSREHESRRRDGEKEHHRERERSDKQQRSEQDHHAKDRDKDKSRDRERDKGRVRDRDKDKDREREKDKERDKDREKTRERDSQRERDKEKRRDREKERERHRDGDERIKSGEKGNSKATVSEEPQQKPEEPSKTAKTVPAPTEAVENQSDSPARIPRPSSAKGQRRRPKVGGQDESDSEGDGDAQLAQRHVPQENGDTGGSSVPSDMTSSRRIARPSSARPAPPRLKKQESYTDVTPAERLSSAKPSAPVIMDGKRLSEDEEDEDEQFLVEEAVPPPSDAPEMELEPAQELNSEEKHGGLVKKILETKKDYELSPSSPKSKEQNLVSEAARKKERDMVTREIERLRSSIQMVCRSSLPLGKIMDYIQEDMDAMQAELHTWRRENKEHAQALLQEQRATDRAVEPLKAELTELEQLIRDQQDKICAVRSNILKNEEKIQKMVTGINFSSRT; this is translated from the exons ATGAATGCCGCGGTGGTGAAAAAGACTCAGGACACCCTGGGCAAAGTGATAAAGAAGCCACCTCTCACGGAGAAACTGCTCAGCAAGCCGCCGTTTCGATACCTGCACGACATCTTAAGCGAG GTCATCAGAACCACTGGTTTTATGAAAGGCCTATATGAGGAAAATGAGATGAAGTCAGATAGTGTAAAG GATAAAGACTCTAAGATAGCTTTCCTTCAGAAAGCTATAGATGTTGTGATGCTGGTGAGTGGCGAGCCTCTGGCGGCAAAGCCGGCACGCATTGTGGCCGGCCATGAGCCTGAGAAAACCAATGAGCTGCTGCAGGCCATCGCTAAGTGCTGCCTTAGTAAG ATGTCCAGTGAAGATGCAGTGAAGCGAGTGCTAAAAGGAGAGAAGGCAGATATAAAGTCCAAGGCCAGCACTTCCAGGTCACAGGATAAAGAGAACAGGGAGGGACGTGAACGTCATCAGGAGAGAGAG gagaagaaaaaaattacagagCGCAGCAGCAGCCGGGACCAAAAGGAACCAGACCAGTCCAGAGAGCATGAGAGCAGACGCCGGGATGGAGAAAAAGAGCACCACCGGGAAAGGGAGCGCTCTGATAAGCAGCAGCGCAGTGAACAAGACCACCATGCCAAAGACCGTGACAAAGACAAGAGTCGAGATCGGGAGCGAGACAAAGGACGCGTCAGGGATagggacaaggacaaggaccgagagagggagaaagacaagGAGAGGGACAAAGACCGGGAGAAGACAAGAGAAAGAGATtctcaaagagaaagagacaaggaaaaacgaagagacagagagaaagagcgagagcgACACAGAGATGGGGATGAGAGGATCAAAAGTGGAGAAAAAGGCAACAGCAAG GCCACGGTATCCGAGGAACCACAGCAAAAGCCTGAAGAGCCCAGCAAAACAGCCAAAACTGTGCCAGCA CCCACAGAAGCAGTTGAGAACCAG TCTGACAGTCCAGCCAGAATACCTCGGCCTTCATCTGCCAAAGGGCAGAGGCGGAGACCCAAAGTTGGAGGTCAAG ATGAATCTGACAGTGAGGGAG ATGGAGATGCTCAGTTAGCCCAGAGACATGTCCCCCAGGAAAATGGAGACACTGGAGGATCCTCAGTGCCATCCGACATGACTTCCAG CAGACGAATAGCACGGCCAAGCAGCGCTCGCCCAGCGCCGCCACGTCTCAAGAAACAAGAAAGCTACACCGATGTGACCCCAGCTGAGAG GCTGTCTAGTGCCAAGCCCTCAGCCCCTGTCATCATGGACGGGAAAAGGTTatctgaggatgaggaggatgaagatgagcaGTTTCTTGTGGAGGAGGCAGTCCCTCCACCCTCAGATGCTCCTGAAATGGAGCTG GAACCTGCACAAGAACTAAACAGTGAAGAGAAGCATG GTGGCCTTGTGAAAAAGATCCTTGAGACTAAGAAAGACTATGAATTGTCACCATCTTCTCCCAAATCTAAAGAGCAG AATTTGGTGTCTGAAGCGGCACGGAAAAAAGAGCGGGACATGGTGACGAGGGAGATCGAGCGGCTTCGCTCATCCATTCAGATGGTGTGCCGCAGTTCTTTGCCTCTGGGTAAGATCATGGACTACATCCAGGAGGACATGGATGCCATGCAGGCTGAACTGCACACCTGGCGGCGGGAGAACAAGGAGCACGCACAGGCCTTGCTGCAGGAGCAGAG
- the traf3ip1 gene encoding TRAF3-interacting protein 1 isoform X4 — MNAAVVKKTQDTLGKVIKKPPLTEKLLSKPPFRYLHDILSEVIRTTGFMKGLYEENEMKSDSVKDKDSKIAFLQKAIDVVMLVSGEPLAAKPARIVAGHEPEKTNELLQAIAKCCLSKMSSEDAVKRVLKGEKADIKSKASTSRSQDKENREGRERHQEREEKKKITERSSSRDQKEPDQSREHESRRRDGEKEHHRERERSDKQQRSEQDHHAKDRDKDKSRDRERDKGRVRDRDKDKDREREKDKERDKDREKTRERDSQRERDKEKRRDREKERERHRDGDERIKSGEKGNSKATVSEEPQQKPEEPSKTAKTVPASDSPARIPRPSSAKGQRRRPKVGGQDESDSEGDGDAQLAQRHVPQENGDTGGSSVPSDMTSSRRIARPSSARPAPPRLKKQESYTDVTPAERLSSAKPSAPVIMDGKRLSEDEEDEDEQFLVEEAVPPPSDAPEMELEPAQELNSEEKHGGLVKKILETKKDYELSPSSPKSKEQNLVSEAARKKERDMVTREIERLRSSIQMVCRSSLPLGKIMDYIQEDMDAMQAELHTWRRENKEHAQALLQEQRATDRAVEPLKAELTELEQLIRDQQDKICAVRSNILKNEEKIQKMVTGINFSSRT; from the exons ATGAATGCCGCGGTGGTGAAAAAGACTCAGGACACCCTGGGCAAAGTGATAAAGAAGCCACCTCTCACGGAGAAACTGCTCAGCAAGCCGCCGTTTCGATACCTGCACGACATCTTAAGCGAG GTCATCAGAACCACTGGTTTTATGAAAGGCCTATATGAGGAAAATGAGATGAAGTCAGATAGTGTAAAG GATAAAGACTCTAAGATAGCTTTCCTTCAGAAAGCTATAGATGTTGTGATGCTGGTGAGTGGCGAGCCTCTGGCGGCAAAGCCGGCACGCATTGTGGCCGGCCATGAGCCTGAGAAAACCAATGAGCTGCTGCAGGCCATCGCTAAGTGCTGCCTTAGTAAG ATGTCCAGTGAAGATGCAGTGAAGCGAGTGCTAAAAGGAGAGAAGGCAGATATAAAGTCCAAGGCCAGCACTTCCAGGTCACAGGATAAAGAGAACAGGGAGGGACGTGAACGTCATCAGGAGAGAGAG gagaagaaaaaaattacagagCGCAGCAGCAGCCGGGACCAAAAGGAACCAGACCAGTCCAGAGAGCATGAGAGCAGACGCCGGGATGGAGAAAAAGAGCACCACCGGGAAAGGGAGCGCTCTGATAAGCAGCAGCGCAGTGAACAAGACCACCATGCCAAAGACCGTGACAAAGACAAGAGTCGAGATCGGGAGCGAGACAAAGGACGCGTCAGGGATagggacaaggacaaggaccgagagagggagaaagacaagGAGAGGGACAAAGACCGGGAGAAGACAAGAGAAAGAGATtctcaaagagaaagagacaaggaaaaacgaagagacagagagaaagagcgagagcgACACAGAGATGGGGATGAGAGGATCAAAAGTGGAGAAAAAGGCAACAGCAAG GCCACGGTATCCGAGGAACCACAGCAAAAGCCTGAAGAGCCCAGCAAAACAGCCAAAACTGTGCCAGCA TCTGACAGTCCAGCCAGAATACCTCGGCCTTCATCTGCCAAAGGGCAGAGGCGGAGACCCAAAGTTGGAGGTCAAG ATGAATCTGACAGTGAGGGAG ATGGAGATGCTCAGTTAGCCCAGAGACATGTCCCCCAGGAAAATGGAGACACTGGAGGATCCTCAGTGCCATCCGACATGACTTCCAG CAGACGAATAGCACGGCCAAGCAGCGCTCGCCCAGCGCCGCCACGTCTCAAGAAACAAGAAAGCTACACCGATGTGACCCCAGCTGAGAG GCTGTCTAGTGCCAAGCCCTCAGCCCCTGTCATCATGGACGGGAAAAGGTTatctgaggatgaggaggatgaagatgagcaGTTTCTTGTGGAGGAGGCAGTCCCTCCACCCTCAGATGCTCCTGAAATGGAGCTG GAACCTGCACAAGAACTAAACAGTGAAGAGAAGCATG GTGGCCTTGTGAAAAAGATCCTTGAGACTAAGAAAGACTATGAATTGTCACCATCTTCTCCCAAATCTAAAGAGCAG AATTTGGTGTCTGAAGCGGCACGGAAAAAAGAGCGGGACATGGTGACGAGGGAGATCGAGCGGCTTCGCTCATCCATTCAGATGGTGTGCCGCAGTTCTTTGCCTCTGGGTAAGATCATGGACTACATCCAGGAGGACATGGATGCCATGCAGGCTGAACTGCACACCTGGCGGCGGGAGAACAAGGAGCACGCACAGGCCTTGCTGCAGGAGCAGAG
- the traf3ip1 gene encoding TRAF3-interacting protein 1 isoform X2: protein MNAAVVKKTQDTLGKVIKKPPLTEKLLSKPPFRYLHDILSEVIRTTGFMKGLYEENEMKSDSVKDKDSKIAFLQKAIDVVMLVSGEPLAAKPARIVAGHEPEKTNELLQAIAKCCLSKMSSEDAVKRVLKGEKADIKSKASTSRSQDKENREGRERHQEREEKKKITERSSSRDQKEPDQSREHESRRRDGEKEHHRERERSDKQQRSEQDHHAKDRDKDKSRDRERDKGRVRDRDKDKDREREKDKERDKDREKTRERDSQRERDKEKRRDREKERERHRDGDERIKSGEKGNSKATVSEEPQQKPEEPSKTAKTVPAEPNPVEEPTEAVENQSDSPARIPRPSSAKGQRRRPKVGGQDESDSEGDGDAQLAQRHVPQENGDTGGSSVPSDMTSRRIARPSSARPAPPRLKKQESYTDVTPAERLSSAKPSAPVIMDGKRLSEDEEDEDEQFLVEEAVPPPSDAPEMELEPAQELNSEEKHGGLVKKILETKKDYELSPSSPKSKEQNLVSEAARKKERDMVTREIERLRSSIQMVCRSSLPLGKIMDYIQEDMDAMQAELHTWRRENKEHAQALLQEQRATDRAVEPLKAELTELEQLIRDQQDKICAVRSNILKNEEKIQKMVTGINFSSRT from the exons ATGAATGCCGCGGTGGTGAAAAAGACTCAGGACACCCTGGGCAAAGTGATAAAGAAGCCACCTCTCACGGAGAAACTGCTCAGCAAGCCGCCGTTTCGATACCTGCACGACATCTTAAGCGAG GTCATCAGAACCACTGGTTTTATGAAAGGCCTATATGAGGAAAATGAGATGAAGTCAGATAGTGTAAAG GATAAAGACTCTAAGATAGCTTTCCTTCAGAAAGCTATAGATGTTGTGATGCTGGTGAGTGGCGAGCCTCTGGCGGCAAAGCCGGCACGCATTGTGGCCGGCCATGAGCCTGAGAAAACCAATGAGCTGCTGCAGGCCATCGCTAAGTGCTGCCTTAGTAAG ATGTCCAGTGAAGATGCAGTGAAGCGAGTGCTAAAAGGAGAGAAGGCAGATATAAAGTCCAAGGCCAGCACTTCCAGGTCACAGGATAAAGAGAACAGGGAGGGACGTGAACGTCATCAGGAGAGAGAG gagaagaaaaaaattacagagCGCAGCAGCAGCCGGGACCAAAAGGAACCAGACCAGTCCAGAGAGCATGAGAGCAGACGCCGGGATGGAGAAAAAGAGCACCACCGGGAAAGGGAGCGCTCTGATAAGCAGCAGCGCAGTGAACAAGACCACCATGCCAAAGACCGTGACAAAGACAAGAGTCGAGATCGGGAGCGAGACAAAGGACGCGTCAGGGATagggacaaggacaaggaccgagagagggagaaagacaagGAGAGGGACAAAGACCGGGAGAAGACAAGAGAAAGAGATtctcaaagagaaagagacaaggaaaaacgaagagacagagagaaagagcgagagcgACACAGAGATGGGGATGAGAGGATCAAAAGTGGAGAAAAAGGCAACAGCAAG GCCACGGTATCCGAGGAACCACAGCAAAAGCCTGAAGAGCCCAGCAAAACAGCCAAAACTGTGCCAGCA GAACCTAATCCAGTTGAAGAG CCCACAGAAGCAGTTGAGAACCAG TCTGACAGTCCAGCCAGAATACCTCGGCCTTCATCTGCCAAAGGGCAGAGGCGGAGACCCAAAGTTGGAGGTCAAG ATGAATCTGACAGTGAGGGAG ATGGAGATGCTCAGTTAGCCCAGAGACATGTCCCCCAGGAAAATGGAGACACTGGAGGATCCTCAGTGCCATCCGACATGACTTCCAG ACGAATAGCACGGCCAAGCAGCGCTCGCCCAGCGCCGCCACGTCTCAAGAAACAAGAAAGCTACACCGATGTGACCCCAGCTGAGAG GCTGTCTAGTGCCAAGCCCTCAGCCCCTGTCATCATGGACGGGAAAAGGTTatctgaggatgaggaggatgaagatgagcaGTTTCTTGTGGAGGAGGCAGTCCCTCCACCCTCAGATGCTCCTGAAATGGAGCTG GAACCTGCACAAGAACTAAACAGTGAAGAGAAGCATG GTGGCCTTGTGAAAAAGATCCTTGAGACTAAGAAAGACTATGAATTGTCACCATCTTCTCCCAAATCTAAAGAGCAG AATTTGGTGTCTGAAGCGGCACGGAAAAAAGAGCGGGACATGGTGACGAGGGAGATCGAGCGGCTTCGCTCATCCATTCAGATGGTGTGCCGCAGTTCTTTGCCTCTGGGTAAGATCATGGACTACATCCAGGAGGACATGGATGCCATGCAGGCTGAACTGCACACCTGGCGGCGGGAGAACAAGGAGCACGCACAGGCCTTGCTGCAGGAGCAGAG
- the traf3ip1 gene encoding TRAF3-interacting protein 1 isoform X1 — translation MNAAVVKKTQDTLGKVIKKPPLTEKLLSKPPFRYLHDILSEVIRTTGFMKGLYEENEMKSDSVKDKDSKIAFLQKAIDVVMLVSGEPLAAKPARIVAGHEPEKTNELLQAIAKCCLSKMSSEDAVKRVLKGEKADIKSKASTSRSQDKENREGRERHQEREEKKKITERSSSRDQKEPDQSREHESRRRDGEKEHHRERERSDKQQRSEQDHHAKDRDKDKSRDRERDKGRVRDRDKDKDREREKDKERDKDREKTRERDSQRERDKEKRRDREKERERHRDGDERIKSGEKGNSKATVSEEPQQKPEEPSKTAKTVPAEPNPVEEPTEAVENQSDSPARIPRPSSAKGQRRRPKVGGQDESDSEGDGDAQLAQRHVPQENGDTGGSSVPSDMTSSRRIARPSSARPAPPRLKKQESYTDVTPAERLSSAKPSAPVIMDGKRLSEDEEDEDEQFLVEEAVPPPSDAPEMELEPAQELNSEEKHGGLVKKILETKKDYELSPSSPKSKEQNLVSEAARKKERDMVTREIERLRSSIQMVCRSSLPLGKIMDYIQEDMDAMQAELHTWRRENKEHAQALLQEQRATDRAVEPLKAELTELEQLIRDQQDKICAVRSNILKNEEKIQKMVTGINFSSRT, via the exons ATGAATGCCGCGGTGGTGAAAAAGACTCAGGACACCCTGGGCAAAGTGATAAAGAAGCCACCTCTCACGGAGAAACTGCTCAGCAAGCCGCCGTTTCGATACCTGCACGACATCTTAAGCGAG GTCATCAGAACCACTGGTTTTATGAAAGGCCTATATGAGGAAAATGAGATGAAGTCAGATAGTGTAAAG GATAAAGACTCTAAGATAGCTTTCCTTCAGAAAGCTATAGATGTTGTGATGCTGGTGAGTGGCGAGCCTCTGGCGGCAAAGCCGGCACGCATTGTGGCCGGCCATGAGCCTGAGAAAACCAATGAGCTGCTGCAGGCCATCGCTAAGTGCTGCCTTAGTAAG ATGTCCAGTGAAGATGCAGTGAAGCGAGTGCTAAAAGGAGAGAAGGCAGATATAAAGTCCAAGGCCAGCACTTCCAGGTCACAGGATAAAGAGAACAGGGAGGGACGTGAACGTCATCAGGAGAGAGAG gagaagaaaaaaattacagagCGCAGCAGCAGCCGGGACCAAAAGGAACCAGACCAGTCCAGAGAGCATGAGAGCAGACGCCGGGATGGAGAAAAAGAGCACCACCGGGAAAGGGAGCGCTCTGATAAGCAGCAGCGCAGTGAACAAGACCACCATGCCAAAGACCGTGACAAAGACAAGAGTCGAGATCGGGAGCGAGACAAAGGACGCGTCAGGGATagggacaaggacaaggaccgagagagggagaaagacaagGAGAGGGACAAAGACCGGGAGAAGACAAGAGAAAGAGATtctcaaagagaaagagacaaggaaaaacgaagagacagagagaaagagcgagagcgACACAGAGATGGGGATGAGAGGATCAAAAGTGGAGAAAAAGGCAACAGCAAG GCCACGGTATCCGAGGAACCACAGCAAAAGCCTGAAGAGCCCAGCAAAACAGCCAAAACTGTGCCAGCA GAACCTAATCCAGTTGAAGAG CCCACAGAAGCAGTTGAGAACCAG TCTGACAGTCCAGCCAGAATACCTCGGCCTTCATCTGCCAAAGGGCAGAGGCGGAGACCCAAAGTTGGAGGTCAAG ATGAATCTGACAGTGAGGGAG ATGGAGATGCTCAGTTAGCCCAGAGACATGTCCCCCAGGAAAATGGAGACACTGGAGGATCCTCAGTGCCATCCGACATGACTTCCAG CAGACGAATAGCACGGCCAAGCAGCGCTCGCCCAGCGCCGCCACGTCTCAAGAAACAAGAAAGCTACACCGATGTGACCCCAGCTGAGAG GCTGTCTAGTGCCAAGCCCTCAGCCCCTGTCATCATGGACGGGAAAAGGTTatctgaggatgaggaggatgaagatgagcaGTTTCTTGTGGAGGAGGCAGTCCCTCCACCCTCAGATGCTCCTGAAATGGAGCTG GAACCTGCACAAGAACTAAACAGTGAAGAGAAGCATG GTGGCCTTGTGAAAAAGATCCTTGAGACTAAGAAAGACTATGAATTGTCACCATCTTCTCCCAAATCTAAAGAGCAG AATTTGGTGTCTGAAGCGGCACGGAAAAAAGAGCGGGACATGGTGACGAGGGAGATCGAGCGGCTTCGCTCATCCATTCAGATGGTGTGCCGCAGTTCTTTGCCTCTGGGTAAGATCATGGACTACATCCAGGAGGACATGGATGCCATGCAGGCTGAACTGCACACCTGGCGGCGGGAGAACAAGGAGCACGCACAGGCCTTGCTGCAGGAGCAGAG
- the agr1 gene encoding anterior gradient 1, whose product MMLRWVLLALFIGICASAGEQKKKKAKPQSLSRGWGNNINWVQGYQAGLSKMVKSQKPLMVIHHLEDCPHSQALKKAFVADKTIQKMAKEDFIMLNLVEESGDKNLVPDGPYVPRILFVDPSRTVRADITGKYANRLYTYSPDDMELLASNMKKAKLLLHTEL is encoded by the exons ATGATGCTTCGCTGGGTCTTGTTAGCTCTGTTCATCGGCATCTGTGCCAGTGCTggagaacagaaaaagaagaaagcgaAGCCTCAGTCCTTATCAAGAG GATGGGGGAATAATATCAATTGGGTCCAAGGCTATCAAGCAGGCCTATCAAAAATGGTCAAGAG TCAGAAACCTCTCATGGTCATTCATCATCTGGAAGACTGCCCGCACAGTCAAG CACTGAAGAAGGCATTCGTTGCTGACAAGACCATCCAGAAAATGGCCAAAGAGGATTTCATCATGCTCAACTTAGTG GAAGAGTCTGGGGACAAGAATCTGGTACCTGATGGCCCCTATGTTCCCAGAATCCTCTTTGTTG ATCCATCCAGGACCGTGCGTGCAGACATCACAGGGAAGTACGCCAACCGCCTCTACACCTACAGCCCGGACGACATGGAGCTCT TGGCCAGCAACATGAAGAAAGCCAAACTCTTGCTGCACACTGAACTCTAA